In the genome of Hymenobacter cellulosivorans, one region contains:
- a CDS encoding HU family DNA-binding protein: MHFSHLSTHTSVTKAEVIAEIADKTGIEKTDVSATVEAFFKVVKDSMADGNNIYVRGFGSFVNKKRAKKVARNISKNTSIIIDEHFIPSFKPSKTFIGKIKNSKKIKETAQA; encoded by the coding sequence ATACATTTTTCACACCTTAGTACACATACCAGCGTGACTAAAGCAGAAGTAATCGCCGAAATCGCCGACAAGACCGGCATTGAGAAGACCGACGTATCGGCTACCGTTGAAGCATTTTTCAAAGTGGTAAAGGATTCGATGGCCGATGGCAACAATATCTACGTGCGTGGCTTCGGTAGCTTCGTAAACAAGAAGCGGGCAAAGAAAGTCGCTCGTAACATCTCAAAAAACACTTCGATCATCATCGACGAGCACTTCATCCCGAGCTTCAAGCCGTCGAAGACCTTCATCGGTAAGATCAAAAACAGCAAGAAGATCAAAGAGACGGCTCAGGCCTAA
- the mutY gene encoding A/G-specific adenine glycosylase has product MPLSVLAPAHPYFAQALLEWYPRHRRDLPWRHTRDPYFIWLSEVILQQTRVKQGLPYYLDFSTTYPTVHDLAAAPEDEVLRHWQGLGYYSRARNMHHTAQQVVREYAGVFPNTYNELLKLRGVGQYTAAAIASFAFGEKVAVLDGNVYRVLARVFGITSDIAAPATRKEFQALADTLIPAAAPDEFNQAIMEFGAIQCTPVKPDCLFCPLQSQCYAFQHGMVQELPVKSKAKAGRTRYFHYIVLRHGDTLYLKKRTTKDIWQGLYDFALTETEAAELPAVELAQAVQDLGGTIDTARAEEPVLALRHVLSHQKVEARFHSVQLVQPLSATALQASGLAPFTAAQAHDLPKPVLIANYIDKSWK; this is encoded by the coding sequence TTGCCTCTTTCCGTTCTCGCCCCTGCCCACCCCTATTTTGCCCAGGCTCTCTTGGAATGGTACCCGCGCCACCGCCGCGACCTGCCCTGGCGACACACCCGCGACCCCTATTTCATCTGGCTCTCAGAGGTTATTCTGCAGCAAACCCGGGTCAAGCAGGGCCTACCCTACTACCTCGACTTTAGCACGACCTATCCGACCGTACACGATCTGGCCGCAGCACCCGAGGATGAGGTGCTGCGCCACTGGCAGGGCTTGGGCTATTATTCGCGGGCCCGCAACATGCACCACACGGCCCAGCAGGTCGTGCGCGAGTACGCGGGTGTGTTTCCCAATACATACAACGAGTTGCTTAAGCTGCGCGGTGTGGGGCAATACACGGCTGCTGCTATTGCCTCGTTTGCATTTGGGGAGAAAGTAGCGGTACTAGACGGCAATGTATACCGGGTGTTGGCCCGAGTATTTGGTATTACCTCCGACATAGCTGCCCCGGCGACCCGTAAGGAGTTTCAGGCGCTGGCTGACACCCTGATTCCGGCTGCGGCTCCCGACGAGTTCAACCAGGCCATAATGGAGTTTGGGGCCATTCAGTGCACTCCCGTGAAGCCCGATTGCCTGTTTTGCCCGCTGCAAAGCCAATGCTACGCCTTTCAGCACGGCATGGTACAGGAGCTACCGGTCAAGAGCAAGGCCAAGGCGGGCCGCACCCGCTACTTCCATTATATAGTATTGCGGCACGGCGACACGCTGTATCTGAAGAAGCGCACTACTAAAGACATCTGGCAAGGGCTTTATGATTTTGCCCTAACTGAAACTGAGGCCGCCGAGTTGCCGGCAGTGGAGCTGGCGCAGGCAGTACAAGACCTCGGCGGCACAATTGATACTGCCCGCGCAGAAGAGCCGGTTTTGGCCTTACGGCATGTGCTGAGTCATCAGAAGGTGGAAGCCCGGTTCCATTCGGTACAGTTGGTGCAGCCGTTGTCAGCTACTGCCTTGCAGGCTTCGGGACTGGCGCCATTCACCGCGGCGCAGGCTCACGATTTGCCAAAGCCCGTGCTAATTGCTAATTACATTGACAAATCCTGGAAATAA
- a CDS encoding Rne/Rng family ribonuclease: protein MSNELVINSTQEGERIALLQDKRLIEYHFDRNDTNYSVGDIFLGTVKKVMPGLNAAFIDIGYQKDAFLHYGDLGENFPSLLKWSRGVQSQKITVGALKNFQFDGQLDKVGKAADVFKKGQQLLVQIVKEPISTKGPRLSMDISMAGRYLVLVPFSNTISVSKKIVSKTERERLKRLIASIKPDNFGVIIRTVAEGREVAELDRDMQSMTANWEQLFKSLRSAKPNDKVLGELGRTSSMLRDMLNESFDSITVDSAPMYEEMRSYLQKIAPDKLGLLKLHTGKVKVFEHVGIEKQLKTLFGKTVTVPGGGYLVIEHTEALHVIDVNSGNKSNQESDQEATALMINMLAAKEVARQLRLRDMGGIIVVDFIDMKSPESRKKVEDAVKDIMKNDKARFTILPITKFGLLQITRQRVRPAENIVTGEVCPTCGGTGKISASILVTDEIDNSIEDLLVTQNQSGITLYVHPFLHAYYTKGLVSKQMKWYLKYYKWVKIMKDTSLGLTDYRIEDERGEEIEIHSPAAAMSRLQDREVEEITD from the coding sequence TTGAGTAACGAATTAGTCATTAATTCTACTCAGGAAGGAGAACGGATTGCCCTGCTCCAGGATAAGCGGCTCATTGAATACCACTTTGACCGCAACGACACCAACTATTCCGTTGGTGACATCTTCCTAGGCACGGTCAAGAAAGTTATGCCCGGTCTGAACGCCGCGTTCATCGATATCGGGTATCAAAAAGACGCGTTTCTGCACTACGGCGACTTAGGGGAGAACTTCCCTTCGCTGCTGAAGTGGAGCAGAGGCGTACAATCGCAGAAAATTACCGTCGGGGCGCTCAAGAACTTCCAGTTCGACGGGCAGCTCGACAAAGTCGGCAAGGCCGCCGACGTCTTCAAGAAGGGCCAGCAGCTGCTGGTTCAGATTGTGAAGGAGCCGATTTCGACCAAGGGGCCCCGCCTGAGCATGGATATTTCCATGGCGGGCCGCTACCTGGTACTGGTTCCTTTTTCGAATACCATTAGCGTATCCAAGAAAATCGTCAGCAAGACGGAGCGGGAGCGGCTCAAGCGGCTCATTGCCTCCATCAAGCCCGACAATTTCGGCGTGATTATCCGCACTGTGGCCGAAGGCCGGGAGGTGGCTGAGCTCGACCGGGATATGCAGAGCATGACGGCCAACTGGGAACAGCTCTTCAAGTCTTTGCGCTCGGCTAAGCCGAATGACAAGGTGCTGGGCGAGCTGGGCCGCACCAGCTCCATGCTGCGCGATATGCTCAACGAAAGCTTCGACTCCATTACAGTGGATTCGGCGCCGATGTACGAGGAGATGCGCAGCTACCTCCAGAAAATTGCGCCCGACAAGCTCGGTCTGCTCAAGCTCCACACCGGTAAGGTGAAAGTGTTTGAGCACGTGGGCATTGAAAAGCAGCTTAAAACACTGTTTGGCAAGACCGTAACGGTTCCCGGCGGTGGCTACCTGGTGATTGAACACACCGAAGCCCTGCACGTTATCGACGTCAACTCGGGTAACAAGAGCAACCAGGAAAGTGACCAGGAGGCTACGGCCCTCATGATCAACATGCTGGCGGCCAAGGAGGTAGCGCGGCAGCTGCGCCTGCGCGACATGGGCGGCATCATCGTCGTCGACTTTATCGACATGAAGAGCCCCGAGAGTCGCAAGAAGGTGGAAGATGCCGTGAAGGACATCATGAAGAACGACAAAGCGCGCTTCACGATCCTACCGATTACCAAATTCGGGCTGCTGCAGATTACGCGGCAGCGCGTACGCCCCGCCGAGAACATTGTAACCGGTGAAGTGTGCCCCACCTGTGGCGGCACGGGCAAGATTTCGGCCTCTATCCTCGTAACGGACGAAATCGACAACAGCATTGAGGACCTGCTGGTTACCCAAAATCAGTCGGGCATCACGCTGTACGTGCACCCCTTCCTGCACGCTTATTACACCAAGGGATTGGTGTCGAAGCAGATGAAGTGGTATTTGAAGTATTATAAGTGGGTCAAGATCATGAAGGATACTTCCTTGGGCTTGACTGACTACCGCATCGAGGATGAGCGGGGTGAGGAAATCGAAATACATTCCCCCGCCGCCGCCATGAGCCGCCTCCAGGACCGGGAGGTGGAAGAAATTACTGATTGA
- a CDS encoding porin family protein has translation MKKLLLALLTLGASAGTASAQVEIGLKLSPSITYLRTDSPSALNFRNDKSKLSLGGGLVVDYFFGQNYAFSSGLMLTGKGGTIRYYDANTRNDETQKISLQYLEVPITVKLFTNDVATDTKLYFQLGGSAGALIAGRINDGKRYIAPGAKESESIKHFIVPDAAVIIGAGAEYQVGQSTKVFGGLSYHRGLVNIDKYFDKDYGFQDVTLKNNEFALDLGLKF, from the coding sequence ATGAAAAAATTGCTTCTCGCACTGCTGACGTTGGGTGCGTCGGCGGGCACGGCCTCGGCGCAAGTTGAAATTGGCTTAAAACTTTCTCCTTCCATCACTTACTTGCGCACCGACTCGCCTTCGGCCCTAAACTTCCGCAACGACAAGAGTAAGCTCAGCCTCGGCGGCGGCCTGGTGGTTGACTACTTTTTCGGCCAAAACTACGCCTTTAGTAGCGGGCTAATGCTGACGGGCAAAGGTGGTACCATCCGCTACTACGATGCCAATACCAGGAATGATGAGACGCAGAAAATCAGTCTGCAATACCTGGAAGTGCCCATTACGGTGAAGTTGTTCACCAACGATGTAGCCACCGACACCAAGCTGTACTTCCAGCTGGGCGGTTCAGCCGGCGCGCTGATTGCGGGCCGTATCAATGACGGGAAGCGTTACATCGCGCCCGGCGCCAAGGAAAGCGAGTCGATTAAGCACTTCATCGTACCGGACGCCGCCGTTATTATCGGCGCCGGTGCCGAGTATCAGGTTGGCCAAAGCACCAAGGTCTTCGGCGGCCTATCCTACCACCGCGGCCTAGTCAACATCGATAAGTATTTCGACAAAGACTATGGCTTCCAAGATGTCACGCTGAAAAACAACGAATTCGCCCTGGATTTAGGCTTGAAGTTTTAG
- a CDS encoding tetratricopeptide repeat protein — MAVALVLVAGLFLLPKGIVKPKEGKNELNQQTAARTANRDNGAAAPSTASVEGSVPAGATPEQPHMAVAPEQRREISGLLAKYSAERDPGAKLRLATDLAAKYRAVEKFDSAGYYLEQIAVARPGEQTLQRAADAYYEAFSFATTEERAKSLGAKTRELYERVLKNNPDNLKAKTNLGMALMASDNPVAGVSLLREVLAADPKNEEAIYNLGILSLRSNQNDKAVERFRELTVVNPENANGQFYLGVSLALTGAKEDARKAFTKAKSLSTDPGFTASVDEQLQKLN; from the coding sequence TTGGCCGTCGCCCTGGTGCTGGTGGCCGGCCTGTTTTTGCTGCCGAAGGGAATTGTAAAACCCAAGGAAGGCAAAAACGAGCTGAACCAGCAGACGGCGGCCCGTACTGCCAACCGCGACAACGGCGCGGCCGCTCCCTCTACGGCTTCCGTAGAAGGCAGTGTGCCAGCCGGTGCTACCCCAGAGCAGCCGCACATGGCGGTAGCTCCGGAGCAGCGCCGCGAAATCAGCGGCTTGCTGGCCAAGTACTCGGCCGAGCGTGACCCGGGAGCGAAGCTGCGGCTAGCCACCGATCTGGCCGCCAAGTACCGCGCCGTCGAGAAATTCGACAGTGCCGGCTACTACCTCGAGCAGATTGCCGTGGCCCGGCCCGGCGAACAAACCTTGCAGCGTGCCGCCGATGCGTACTACGAAGCTTTCAGCTTCGCAACGACCGAGGAGCGCGCCAAGTCGTTGGGCGCTAAAACCCGGGAGCTGTACGAGCGGGTGTTGAAAAACAACCCGGACAACCTCAAGGCCAAAACCAACCTGGGTATGGCCCTGATGGCCAGCGACAACCCCGTAGCGGGCGTGAGCCTGCTGCGCGAAGTGCTGGCTGCTGACCCCAAAAACGAAGAGGCTATCTATAACCTGGGTATCCTTTCGTTGCGGAGTAATCAGAACGACAAAGCAGTGGAGCGGTTCCGGGAGTTGACGGTGGTAAATCCGGAAAACGCCAACGGACAGTTCTACTTGGGCGTATCTTTGGCCCTGACCGGCGCCAAAGAAGATGCCCGTAAGGCCTTCACCAAGGCCAAAAGCTTGAGCACGGACCCCGGCTTTACGGCTTCGGTGGACGAGCAATTGCAAAAATTGAATTAA